One Glycine max cultivar Williams 82 chromosome 6, Glycine_max_v4.0, whole genome shotgun sequence DNA segment encodes these proteins:
- the LOC100805643 gene encoding protein LONGIFOLIA 2 isoform X1 yields the protein MAAKLLHSLADDNPDLQKQIGCMTGIFQLFDRHQVLTARRISQKRLPSGIHHSNSPFSDGSLERDSDNILHRQTATDTDKGVNERQRISTESSRASFSSCSSSVSSLDCKAEAEATYDRILFPETPSRDAAMNQSTTSPHFGYNSLDLRDVVKDSMYREARGLSVKTTAKEESAINAAKHRDSPRPIQLSKSVDGSYRVGIDGKQSVPIDLKESIRVLAKLREAPWYYVETKELPRSSHESKDGHWNSISKDAPWFPYEGKETSRLSFESRETIKSTPKLKELPRHSLDSKEGSLHSYSTDSKATHHSRNIYSGTSTSNDKFPTLQQPSATPSRPPSIVAKLMGLEGLPDSSLAGDAQSSSTETYSAQDNGQFRRPSKNGLMRPLRLSNSPKISLKDPTSPRRKNPDLVMKPISSSRVPIEPAPWKQQDGNQSSQKPNLRGIKAPARAPDSFPSVYSEIEKRLKDLEFKQSGRDLRALKQILEAMQEKGLLESRKVEQAPNVVGSQSDYEPKATNQNQNTRSVRQQNTQRNNFLSSTVKGSDSARAFESPIVIMKPAKLVEKTVIPASSVIPIGGLSGSQKYQIGGVYVDNNKTGTSTTRVANDQSPRNIHRDASASSIDKKASSSKTTRPVQSQSRPQQLPKENSQSSVKHSRSVSPRLQQKKLELEKRSRPPAPPSDSNKPRRQSGKKATELGSPGGRQRPKSLNLPHGDEQLSEISNESRSLSCQGDGVSLQSDSLTVNSKMDMEVTSSLRTVEIDDSRSPSLKAAKRLISETVQKKSTPRLDEEETVAELATDAPEHPSPISVLDGSVYRDDVPSPVKQISEDSKGEDAQESKENEIKDQWNPEDSLSFNSTGPLEINRKKLQNINHLVQKLRRLNSSHDEARIDYIASLCENTNPDHRYISEILLASGLLLRDLSSELLTFQLHSSVHPINPELFLVLEQTKASSLLSKEESIPGKDANSKLNKEKFHRKLIFDSVNEILGAKFSSSPEPWIQPNSNRLTKKTLSAQKLLKELCFEIEKIQAKKTECSLEEEDDGLKNILCEDVLHGSESWTDFHGYLPGVVLDVERLIFKDLVDEVVIGESTGLRVKSLVRRRKLFGK from the exons ATGGCAGCAAAGCTCCTACATTCTTTAGCAGATGACAACCCAGATCTGCAGAAGCAGATAGGATGCATGACTGGGATTTTCCAACTCTTTGATCGCCACCAAGTTCTCACGGCTCGCCGCATCAGCCAGAAGAGGCTTCCTTCTGGTATTCACCATA GTAATTCGCCCTTCAGTGATGGCAGCTTGGAAAGAGATTCTGATAATATACTCCATCGACAAACAGCAACT GATACTGACAAGGGTGTAAATGAAAGGCAAAGAATTTCTACTGAATCATCAAGAGCATCGTTCTCTTCTTGTTCATCATCGGTGTCCTCTCTGGACTGCAAGGCTGAAGCAGAGGCTACATATGACCGGATTCTTTTTCCTGAAACTCCTTCAAGGGATGCAGCTATGAACCAATCAACCACCTCTCCCCATTTTGGATATAACTCCCTTGACCTGAGGGATGTGGTGAAAGATTCAATGTATAGGGAAGCCCGTGGACTGTCAGTGAAGACTACAGCCAAAGAGGAATCTGCCATTAATGCCGCAAAGCACAGGGATTCACCACGACCTATTCAGTTGTCCAAATCTGTTGATGGATCTTACAGAGTTGGAATAGATGGGAAACAAAGTGTGCCTATTGATCTAAAGGAGTCCATCCGAGTCCTTGCTAAACTTAGAGAAGCACCTTGGTATTATGTAGAAACTAAAGAACTTCCGAGATCATCACATGAATCAAAAGATGGACACTGGAATTCCATCTCAAAGGATGCTCCTTGGTTTCCTTATGAAGGTAAAGAAACAAGCCGTTTATCTTTTGAATCACGAGAGACCATCAAATCCACACCAAAACTAAAAGAGCTTCCTAGACATTCACTGGATAGTAAGGAAGGTTCATTGCACAGTTACAGCACTGACTCAAAAGCCACTCACCACTCAAGAAACATTTACAGTGGCACCTCCACCTCAAATGACAAATTTCCTACCCTACAACAGCCTTCGGCGACCCCAAGTCGTCCACCTAGTATTGTGGCAAAATTAATGGGCTTGGAAGGTTTACCGGATTCCTCTTTGGCTGGTGATGCTCAGTCAAGTTCAACTGAAACTTACTCAGCTCAAGATAATGGTCAATTTCGAAGACCATCTAAAAATGGACTCATGAGGCCACTCCGACTTTCTAATTCTCCAAAGATCTCTTTGAAAGACCCAACTTCCCCAAGGCGAAAGAATCCTGATCTGGTTATGAAACCCATCTCAAGTTCAAGGGTTCCCATTGAACCAGCACCATGGAAGCAGCAAGATGGAAATCAAAGCTCCCAGAAACCTAATTTAAGGGGCATAAAAGCTCCAGCGAGAGCACCGGATTCCTTTCCTTCTGTTTATAGTGAGatagagaagagattgaaggaTCTTGAGTTCAAACAATCTGGAAGGGATCTTCGAGCATTAAAACAGATACTTGAGGCAATGCAAGAAAAGGGACTATTAGAGAGCAGAAAAGTAGAACAAGCTCCAAATGTTGTTGGAAGTCAAAGTGACTATGAACCAAAAGCTACCAATCAAAATCAGAATACCAGGTCAGTAAGGCAACAAAACACTCAGAGAAACAATTTTCTATCTTCCACAGTCAAGGGATCTGACTCAGCAAGGGCTTTTGAATCCCCAATAGTGATAATGAAACCGGCAAAACTTGTTGAGAAAACTGTGATTCCTGCTTCTTCAGTCATTCCAATTGGTGGCCTTTCTGGTTCCCAGAAATACCAGATTGGTGGTGTATATgtagataataataaaactggTACATCTACTACTCGGGTAGCAAACGATCAGTCTCCCAGAAACATTCATCGGGATGCTTCTGCCAGTTCCATTGATAAGAAAGCAAGTAGTAGTAAGACTACAAGACCTGTACAATCTCAATCCAGGCCTCAACAACTTCCAAAAGAAAATAGCCAAAGTTCAGTGAAGCACTCAAGATCTGTGAGCCCAAGATTGCAACAGAAGAAGTTGGAGTTAGAGAAGCGGTCTCGTCCGCCTGCCCCACCATCGGATTCAAACAAACCCAGAAGACAATCTGGTAAGAAGGCAACGGAATTGGGTTCACCAGGTGGAAGACAAAGACCCAAATCCCTCAACTTACCGCATGGTGATGAGCAACTGAGTGAGATCAGCAATGAATCAAGGAGTTTAAGTTGCCAGGGGGATGGAGTTTCTCTGCAATCAGACAGTTTAACTGTCAACTCAAAGATGGATATGGAAGTCACAAGTAGTTTACGAACTGTTGAAATTGATGACAGCCGAAGCCCATCCTTGAAGGCTGCAAAGCGATTGATTTCAGAGACAGTGCAGAAA AAATCAACTCCAAGGTTGGATGAGGAGGAGACAGTTGCAGAACTTGCAACAGATGCCCCGGAACATCCTAGTCCTATCTCAGTTCTTGATGGCTCAGTGTACAGAGATGATGTGCCATCCCCAGTAAAGCAGATATCTGAAGATTCAAAAG GTGAGGATGCTCAAGAATCCAAAGAAAATGAGATTAAAGATCAGTGGAACCCTGAAGATAGCCTTTCATTTAACAGCACTGGACCCCTAGAGATCAATCGCAAGAAATTACAGAACATAAATCACCTTGTTCAGAAGCTTCGACGACTGAACTCCAGTCACGATGAAGCTAGAATCGATTACATCGCTTCCCTGTGTGAAAACACAAATCCAGACCACAGATACATCTCCGAAATATTATTAGCTTCAGGTCTCTTACTCAGAGATCTGAGTTCCGAGTTGCTGACATTTCAACTTCACTCGTCTGTTCATCCCATTAACCCCGAGCTATTCCTTGTCTTGGAACAGACCAAGGCAAGTAGTCTGCTTTCAAAAGAAGAAAGCATCCCAGGAAAAGACGCTAATTCGAAGCTGAACAAAGAGAAATTTCACAGGAAACTCATCTTTGATTCTGTGAATGAGATTCTTGGCGCAAAATTCAGCTCCTCCCCCGAGCCATGGATTCAACCTAACAGTAACAGACTCACCAAGAAAACCTTGAGTGCTCAAAAGCTTCTTAAAGAACTATGCTTTGAGATTGAAAAGATTCAAGCCAAGAAGACAGAATGCTCCTTAGAAGAGGAAGATGATGGTCTGAAAAATATTCTGTGTGAAGATGTTTTGCATGGCTCAGAAAGTTGGACAGATTTTCATGGTTACTTACCTGGGGTTGTTTTGGATGTTGAGAGACTGATATTTAAGGACTTGGTAGATGAGGTTGTGATTGGTGAATCAACAGGTTTGCGAGTCAAGTCATTGGTTAGGCGCAGGAAGCTATTTGGAAAGTAG
- the LOC100805643 gene encoding protein LONGIFOLIA 2 isoform X2: MAAKLLHSLADDNPDLQKQIGCMTGIFQLFDRHQVLTARRISQKRLPSGNSPFSDGSLERDSDNILHRQTATDTDKGVNERQRISTESSRASFSSCSSSVSSLDCKAEAEATYDRILFPETPSRDAAMNQSTTSPHFGYNSLDLRDVVKDSMYREARGLSVKTTAKEESAINAAKHRDSPRPIQLSKSVDGSYRVGIDGKQSVPIDLKESIRVLAKLREAPWYYVETKELPRSSHESKDGHWNSISKDAPWFPYEGKETSRLSFESRETIKSTPKLKELPRHSLDSKEGSLHSYSTDSKATHHSRNIYSGTSTSNDKFPTLQQPSATPSRPPSIVAKLMGLEGLPDSSLAGDAQSSSTETYSAQDNGQFRRPSKNGLMRPLRLSNSPKISLKDPTSPRRKNPDLVMKPISSSRVPIEPAPWKQQDGNQSSQKPNLRGIKAPARAPDSFPSVYSEIEKRLKDLEFKQSGRDLRALKQILEAMQEKGLLESRKVEQAPNVVGSQSDYEPKATNQNQNTRSVRQQNTQRNNFLSSTVKGSDSARAFESPIVIMKPAKLVEKTVIPASSVIPIGGLSGSQKYQIGGVYVDNNKTGTSTTRVANDQSPRNIHRDASASSIDKKASSSKTTRPVQSQSRPQQLPKENSQSSVKHSRSVSPRLQQKKLELEKRSRPPAPPSDSNKPRRQSGKKATELGSPGGRQRPKSLNLPHGDEQLSEISNESRSLSCQGDGVSLQSDSLTVNSKMDMEVTSSLRTVEIDDSRSPSLKAAKRLISETVQKKSTPRLDEEETVAELATDAPEHPSPISVLDGSVYRDDVPSPVKQISEDSKGEDAQESKENEIKDQWNPEDSLSFNSTGPLEINRKKLQNINHLVQKLRRLNSSHDEARIDYIASLCENTNPDHRYISEILLASGLLLRDLSSELLTFQLHSSVHPINPELFLVLEQTKASSLLSKEESIPGKDANSKLNKEKFHRKLIFDSVNEILGAKFSSSPEPWIQPNSNRLTKKTLSAQKLLKELCFEIEKIQAKKTECSLEEEDDGLKNILCEDVLHGSESWTDFHGYLPGVVLDVERLIFKDLVDEVVIGESTGLRVKSLVRRRKLFGK; encoded by the exons ATGGCAGCAAAGCTCCTACATTCTTTAGCAGATGACAACCCAGATCTGCAGAAGCAGATAGGATGCATGACTGGGATTTTCCAACTCTTTGATCGCCACCAAGTTCTCACGGCTCGCCGCATCAGCCAGAAGAGGCTTCCTTCTG GTAATTCGCCCTTCAGTGATGGCAGCTTGGAAAGAGATTCTGATAATATACTCCATCGACAAACAGCAACT GATACTGACAAGGGTGTAAATGAAAGGCAAAGAATTTCTACTGAATCATCAAGAGCATCGTTCTCTTCTTGTTCATCATCGGTGTCCTCTCTGGACTGCAAGGCTGAAGCAGAGGCTACATATGACCGGATTCTTTTTCCTGAAACTCCTTCAAGGGATGCAGCTATGAACCAATCAACCACCTCTCCCCATTTTGGATATAACTCCCTTGACCTGAGGGATGTGGTGAAAGATTCAATGTATAGGGAAGCCCGTGGACTGTCAGTGAAGACTACAGCCAAAGAGGAATCTGCCATTAATGCCGCAAAGCACAGGGATTCACCACGACCTATTCAGTTGTCCAAATCTGTTGATGGATCTTACAGAGTTGGAATAGATGGGAAACAAAGTGTGCCTATTGATCTAAAGGAGTCCATCCGAGTCCTTGCTAAACTTAGAGAAGCACCTTGGTATTATGTAGAAACTAAAGAACTTCCGAGATCATCACATGAATCAAAAGATGGACACTGGAATTCCATCTCAAAGGATGCTCCTTGGTTTCCTTATGAAGGTAAAGAAACAAGCCGTTTATCTTTTGAATCACGAGAGACCATCAAATCCACACCAAAACTAAAAGAGCTTCCTAGACATTCACTGGATAGTAAGGAAGGTTCATTGCACAGTTACAGCACTGACTCAAAAGCCACTCACCACTCAAGAAACATTTACAGTGGCACCTCCACCTCAAATGACAAATTTCCTACCCTACAACAGCCTTCGGCGACCCCAAGTCGTCCACCTAGTATTGTGGCAAAATTAATGGGCTTGGAAGGTTTACCGGATTCCTCTTTGGCTGGTGATGCTCAGTCAAGTTCAACTGAAACTTACTCAGCTCAAGATAATGGTCAATTTCGAAGACCATCTAAAAATGGACTCATGAGGCCACTCCGACTTTCTAATTCTCCAAAGATCTCTTTGAAAGACCCAACTTCCCCAAGGCGAAAGAATCCTGATCTGGTTATGAAACCCATCTCAAGTTCAAGGGTTCCCATTGAACCAGCACCATGGAAGCAGCAAGATGGAAATCAAAGCTCCCAGAAACCTAATTTAAGGGGCATAAAAGCTCCAGCGAGAGCACCGGATTCCTTTCCTTCTGTTTATAGTGAGatagagaagagattgaaggaTCTTGAGTTCAAACAATCTGGAAGGGATCTTCGAGCATTAAAACAGATACTTGAGGCAATGCAAGAAAAGGGACTATTAGAGAGCAGAAAAGTAGAACAAGCTCCAAATGTTGTTGGAAGTCAAAGTGACTATGAACCAAAAGCTACCAATCAAAATCAGAATACCAGGTCAGTAAGGCAACAAAACACTCAGAGAAACAATTTTCTATCTTCCACAGTCAAGGGATCTGACTCAGCAAGGGCTTTTGAATCCCCAATAGTGATAATGAAACCGGCAAAACTTGTTGAGAAAACTGTGATTCCTGCTTCTTCAGTCATTCCAATTGGTGGCCTTTCTGGTTCCCAGAAATACCAGATTGGTGGTGTATATgtagataataataaaactggTACATCTACTACTCGGGTAGCAAACGATCAGTCTCCCAGAAACATTCATCGGGATGCTTCTGCCAGTTCCATTGATAAGAAAGCAAGTAGTAGTAAGACTACAAGACCTGTACAATCTCAATCCAGGCCTCAACAACTTCCAAAAGAAAATAGCCAAAGTTCAGTGAAGCACTCAAGATCTGTGAGCCCAAGATTGCAACAGAAGAAGTTGGAGTTAGAGAAGCGGTCTCGTCCGCCTGCCCCACCATCGGATTCAAACAAACCCAGAAGACAATCTGGTAAGAAGGCAACGGAATTGGGTTCACCAGGTGGAAGACAAAGACCCAAATCCCTCAACTTACCGCATGGTGATGAGCAACTGAGTGAGATCAGCAATGAATCAAGGAGTTTAAGTTGCCAGGGGGATGGAGTTTCTCTGCAATCAGACAGTTTAACTGTCAACTCAAAGATGGATATGGAAGTCACAAGTAGTTTACGAACTGTTGAAATTGATGACAGCCGAAGCCCATCCTTGAAGGCTGCAAAGCGATTGATTTCAGAGACAGTGCAGAAA AAATCAACTCCAAGGTTGGATGAGGAGGAGACAGTTGCAGAACTTGCAACAGATGCCCCGGAACATCCTAGTCCTATCTCAGTTCTTGATGGCTCAGTGTACAGAGATGATGTGCCATCCCCAGTAAAGCAGATATCTGAAGATTCAAAAG GTGAGGATGCTCAAGAATCCAAAGAAAATGAGATTAAAGATCAGTGGAACCCTGAAGATAGCCTTTCATTTAACAGCACTGGACCCCTAGAGATCAATCGCAAGAAATTACAGAACATAAATCACCTTGTTCAGAAGCTTCGACGACTGAACTCCAGTCACGATGAAGCTAGAATCGATTACATCGCTTCCCTGTGTGAAAACACAAATCCAGACCACAGATACATCTCCGAAATATTATTAGCTTCAGGTCTCTTACTCAGAGATCTGAGTTCCGAGTTGCTGACATTTCAACTTCACTCGTCTGTTCATCCCATTAACCCCGAGCTATTCCTTGTCTTGGAACAGACCAAGGCAAGTAGTCTGCTTTCAAAAGAAGAAAGCATCCCAGGAAAAGACGCTAATTCGAAGCTGAACAAAGAGAAATTTCACAGGAAACTCATCTTTGATTCTGTGAATGAGATTCTTGGCGCAAAATTCAGCTCCTCCCCCGAGCCATGGATTCAACCTAACAGTAACAGACTCACCAAGAAAACCTTGAGTGCTCAAAAGCTTCTTAAAGAACTATGCTTTGAGATTGAAAAGATTCAAGCCAAGAAGACAGAATGCTCCTTAGAAGAGGAAGATGATGGTCTGAAAAATATTCTGTGTGAAGATGTTTTGCATGGCTCAGAAAGTTGGACAGATTTTCATGGTTACTTACCTGGGGTTGTTTTGGATGTTGAGAGACTGATATTTAAGGACTTGGTAGATGAGGTTGTGATTGGTGAATCAACAGGTTTGCGAGTCAAGTCATTGGTTAGGCGCAGGAAGCTATTTGGAAAGTAG